The proteins below come from a single Gimesia alba genomic window:
- a CDS encoding RNA polymerase sigma factor, with amino-acid sequence MMDEQSSFQQIIDDLGMGDEEAARQIVQRFTRRLLALAQTRLDARLQQKVAPEDVLQSVYRSFFRRHQNEEFNLDSWDGLWALLATITVRKCCQQVRHYHRERRDLNRETPSQTPEENKLNEWQMISNEPTPEQAALLTELLEEIMSSLDPQGQTIFMMRLQGFSEREICEEIARSERTVRRTLNRIRSQLSNAME; translated from the coding sequence ATGATGGATGAACAGAGTTCATTCCAGCAGATAATTGATGATCTGGGAATGGGTGATGAAGAGGCAGCACGGCAAATCGTTCAAAGATTCACCCGAAGGTTACTGGCGTTAGCCCAAACTCGACTTGATGCCCGGTTACAACAAAAAGTTGCCCCGGAAGATGTGCTGCAATCGGTGTATCGAAGTTTCTTTCGACGTCATCAAAATGAAGAATTCAACCTCGATAGTTGGGATGGACTTTGGGCATTACTGGCAACGATCACGGTCCGGAAATGTTGTCAACAGGTGCGTCATTACCACAGAGAGAGGCGTGATCTGAATCGAGAGACGCCCTCCCAAACGCCAGAAGAAAATAAATTAAACGAATGGCAAATGATCTCGAATGAACCGACTCCGGAACAAGCGGCTTTATTAACAGAGCTTTTAGAAGAAATCATGTCTTCTCTAGACCCACAGGGACAGACGATCTTTATGATGCGTCTGCAAGGTTTTAGTGAACGGGAGATCTGCGAAGAAATTGCCCGTTCAGAACGGACTGTTCGTCGCACGCTCAATCGAATTCGTTCTCAGTTGTCGAATGCGATGGAGTGA
- a CDS encoding FHA domain-containing protein has translation MTGQPNYSERKAGNGEMDFIDKGPFALRSITSGATLFFQYSPSLIGRNKKKCHLILNHSSVSRIHCAVFWSRNKLCISDLGSRNGVYVNRQRVSFKKLSVGDKIQIGRFRFQFTEVANNSNEELLLQETKNPNTNHSDSEFSLKDLAISPPSVSPCDLPEYADDIKLFEFDDLSSDLDDDTEGYEINPVVKLPVCPEKLKRRKYSVPDEHEESRRKTTTVLFSIDGLKENPLLRRIFYTAGLIMFFWGLKALWYSGTSDYEIYNALQTKLNIVQSHRKNGAGPLQWETLANNSKTEFQPMISYLEKNASSKNRVKQELLRAARDCLPKVFLESRQEISLHEKRLEKHLETVKMMLENNYIEENNYDSKYPIKPPGS, from the coding sequence ATGACTGGTCAACCAAACTACAGCGAACGAAAAGCTGGAAATGGAGAGATGGATTTTATTGATAAGGGTCCATTTGCTCTGCGATCTATTACTTCCGGAGCTACGCTTTTTTTTCAATACAGTCCTAGCTTAATCGGTCGAAATAAAAAGAAATGCCACCTGATTCTCAATCATAGTTCTGTATCCAGAATACATTGTGCGGTCTTTTGGTCTCGAAATAAATTATGTATTAGCGACTTGGGCAGTAGAAATGGCGTCTACGTAAATAGACAACGTGTAAGTTTTAAAAAACTATCAGTGGGAGATAAAATCCAAATTGGAAGATTTCGATTTCAATTTACTGAAGTCGCCAATAATTCGAATGAAGAATTATTGTTACAGGAAACAAAAAATCCGAATACGAATCATTCTGATAGTGAATTCTCTTTAAAGGATCTTGCCATTTCACCACCGTCCGTCTCTCCATGTGATCTTCCTGAATATGCTGATGATATTAAACTTTTTGAATTTGATGATCTCAGCTCCGATTTAGATGATGATACTGAAGGCTACGAAATCAATCCCGTGGTGAAACTTCCTGTGTGTCCTGAAAAATTAAAACGACGAAAATACAGTGTGCCTGATGAGCACGAAGAAAGTAGGCGAAAAACAACAACAGTTTTGTTTTCAATCGACGGCTTAAAAGAGAACCCTTTGTTGAGACGCATTTTTTACACAGCTGGTTTAATTATGTTTTTTTGGGGGCTAAAGGCGCTCTGGTATTCGGGAACTTCTGACTATGAAATTTACAATGCTTTGCAAACAAAATTGAACATAGTGCAGTCACACCGTAAGAATGGAGCAGGACCTTTACAATGGGAAACTTTAGCAAATAACTCCAAGACTGAATTTCAGCCGATGATTAGCTATCTTGAAAAAAATGCCAGCTCCAAAAATCGAGTTAAGCAAGAGCTTTTACGTGCTGCCCGGGACTGTCTTCCCAAGGTCTTTCTGGAATCTCGCCAAGAAATTAGTTTGCATGAAAAACGTCTGGAAAAACATCTGGAAACCGTAAAAATGATGCTTGAGAACAATTACATTGAAGAAAATAACTATGACTCCAAATATCCGATTAAACCACCAGGTAGCTGA
- a CDS encoding DUF1559 domain-containing protein, which produces MSFDSDQLIYQQDFEEKFKIKITKKGFTLIELLVVIAIIAILIALLLPAVQQAREAARRTQCRNNLRQMGIAFHSYLDSHRTFPPGWVEASGNIPTRPPENGFSWAALILPQLDQGNLYSQIRFTAPLFLEPDRNPSTTAIENNETLVATQIIPIFRCPSDAGPARQDNLGSLDPVTIQNQATTSYVACFGDKVVADNASDAGPGGGVFSRNSAVRIRDITDGTSVSLLAGERRWAGFYSPGIPKFGDAYWAGTPDNWLMDILGTAGVNINSIHSAKFSSEHDGGAHFLFADGHVRFLSENVESNPGATSGSGMGVFQKLANIKDGQTIGDF; this is translated from the coding sequence ATGAGCTTTGATTCTGATCAGTTAATCTACCAACAAGATTTCGAAGAGAAATTTAAAATCAAAATCACGAAAAAAGGCTTTACGCTGATTGAGTTGTTGGTCGTCATCGCAATCATTGCAATCTTGATTGCCTTATTGCTTCCCGCTGTCCAACAGGCTCGAGAAGCTGCACGACGTACTCAATGTCGGAACAATCTCAGGCAAATGGGTATTGCTTTTCATAGTTATCTTGATTCGCACCGGACATTCCCACCAGGTTGGGTTGAAGCCTCGGGCAACATCCCAACGAGACCGCCAGAGAATGGTTTTAGTTGGGCCGCTTTGATCCTTCCACAACTGGATCAGGGAAATTTATACAGCCAGATACGTTTCACGGCGCCTCTTTTCCTGGAACCGGATCGCAATCCTTCTACGACGGCCATCGAGAATAACGAGACATTGGTAGCAACACAAATTATTCCTATATTTCGTTGCCCCTCCGATGCAGGACCAGCTAGGCAAGACAATTTAGGATCACTTGATCCTGTCACAATTCAAAATCAGGCAACTACAAGTTACGTTGCCTGTTTTGGAGACAAAGTGGTGGCAGATAATGCGAGCGATGCAGGTCCAGGTGGTGGAGTATTTAGCAGAAATAGCGCTGTTCGAATTCGAGATATCACGGATGGCACTTCGGTTTCTCTTTTGGCAGGTGAACGTCGATGGGCCGGTTTCTATTCACCAGGAATCCCAAAATTTGGTGATGCATACTGGGCGGGAACACCAGATAACTGGCTGATGGACATTCTGGGTACTGCAGGAGTTAATATTAATTCCATTCATTCCGCAAAATTCAGTAGTGAGCATGATGGTGGTGCTCACTTCCTTTTTGCAGATGGTCATGTACGTTTTCTTAGTGAGAATGTGGAATCAAATCCTGGAGCGACTTCCGGCTCTGGTATGGGAGTTTTCCAGAAGCTGGCCAATATCAAAGATGGTCAAACAATAGGAGACTTTTGA
- a CDS encoding serine/threonine protein kinase has protein sequence MVKPINYSQDFWNQLEKVVSEYEDALRNGNALEVETIWRSSHNKELVLLFELVHTELEWRLKAGEAVRVEEYLERFPELSEDIDALHELISTEYILRLRTNSKVEVSEYTNRFPHFGESLISRLHDAAKQDQPNYFPHSAHEESVSHSQNLTRSQREAKTTDSSSDQTKQNLSHQKYGRYIVKELLGKGSFGQVFLAYDPKTKRNVALKVPQQSLQPGSEEYERFLREARAVAALQHQNICPLFDLLETNDRIVLVMPYIEGKSLVEIIEQRNLSLEKSIQLVRTLALAMAYAHEAGVIHRDLKPANILIDEKRSQPVITDFGLALLENSDETKLTHQGQLLGTPAYLSPEQASGDLKRIGPASDIYSLGMILYELCTGELPFAGSVSSVIGQILSKEPAAPSLMNSNIPTALEHIILKAIAKIPTDRFSSMKEFAAILEQLNQIDNKSISLDVTVKHKIFDPYRKWWIVTFITILFLTAVIGMFFNAHAPPPESKPKVLQNVSTESIPVFSKQIDLLREIVVPGDVIIGHWALNPDGLMVIPQQYSRLSIPVHIDGDYQLELELTRKWGGMEINLIFPVGNKACMLSLGREDWCGLQLVNGHEFGQVLQDHFPNGQRHKLTLTVSTREQQASIKAKLNDLSILDWSGSVDALALRRDWQIPKKDFGLGAHYEQVIFHKMMLNVERDTKISRAHWVKSKTEEYQEWKDLLDKIELPQLEFNGTWKLVKSIPQTGNGTNRRRELESSREDYSRLILPVVPTGDYQLLVQLTRLSGMGEINLLLPVGNAFCMVSLGNEGNQFRIQNINGEYWGVKREGIIVNGKQHIVEVEVTLGKDDSATIFLKIDHQEIFRWQGKQSELSIRDDWRIHPVALGLGVHSDLVRFQQVLFRNKTGTVFQLERE, from the coding sequence ATGGTCAAACCCATCAATTATTCTCAAGATTTTTGGAATCAGTTAGAAAAAGTCGTATCAGAATATGAGGATGCTTTACGAAATGGGAATGCACTGGAAGTAGAAACGATCTGGAGGAGTTCCCACAACAAAGAGCTAGTTTTACTCTTTGAACTGGTGCATACAGAGTTGGAATGGAGACTGAAAGCAGGAGAAGCTGTCCGCGTTGAAGAGTACCTGGAACGTTTCCCGGAACTGTCAGAGGATATCGATGCACTTCATGAGTTAATTTCTACTGAATATATCTTACGGTTGCGAACGAACTCAAAAGTTGAAGTCTCTGAGTATACAAACCGATTTCCACATTTCGGTGAATCGTTGATCTCTAGATTGCATGATGCAGCTAAACAAGATCAACCAAATTACTTTCCCCATAGTGCTCATGAAGAATCTGTGAGCCATTCACAAAATTTGACACGATCACAGAGGGAAGCAAAAACAACAGATTCGTCTTCTGATCAGACAAAACAAAACTTGTCCCATCAAAAATATGGTCGGTATATCGTCAAAGAACTACTTGGCAAAGGATCATTCGGACAAGTTTTTCTCGCTTACGATCCAAAAACGAAACGAAATGTCGCTCTGAAAGTTCCGCAGCAGTCTTTACAGCCAGGATCTGAAGAATATGAGCGTTTTCTACGAGAAGCGCGTGCAGTCGCTGCACTCCAGCATCAAAATATCTGCCCGCTGTTTGATCTTTTAGAAACCAATGATCGAATCGTGTTAGTAATGCCTTACATCGAAGGAAAATCGTTGGTAGAGATAATCGAACAACGCAATCTTTCATTGGAAAAATCGATTCAACTGGTGAGAACTCTTGCTTTAGCTATGGCGTATGCGCATGAAGCAGGCGTGATTCATCGTGATCTGAAGCCAGCCAATATTCTGATCGATGAAAAACGATCTCAACCAGTGATCACTGATTTTGGCCTGGCACTTCTGGAAAATAGTGATGAAACAAAACTAACACATCAAGGGCAACTTCTTGGGACTCCTGCCTACCTCTCTCCGGAACAAGCCAGTGGTGACCTTAAAAGAATCGGCCCTGCCAGTGATATTTACTCACTGGGAATGATTCTTTACGAACTTTGCACGGGAGAGTTACCCTTTGCTGGCTCCGTCAGTTCAGTAATCGGACAAATTCTTTCCAAAGAACCGGCTGCACCTTCGTTGATGAACTCTAACATTCCCACTGCTCTTGAACATATTATTCTTAAAGCGATTGCCAAAATTCCAACAGACCGATTTTCCTCAATGAAAGAATTCGCAGCTATTTTGGAACAGTTGAATCAAATCGATAATAAAAGTATTTCCTTAGATGTCACTGTAAAACATAAAATATTCGACCCATACAGAAAATGGTGGATTGTCACCTTTATTACAATTTTGTTTTTAACTGCTGTGATAGGAATGTTCTTCAATGCTCATGCTCCCCCACCAGAATCAAAGCCTAAAGTTTTACAAAACGTCTCTACAGAATCCATACCTGTTTTCTCCAAACAAATTGATCTATTGAGAGAAATCGTAGTTCCCGGTGATGTCATCATTGGGCATTGGGCGCTGAATCCGGATGGCTTGATGGTGATCCCTCAGCAGTATTCACGATTATCGATCCCTGTTCATATTGATGGCGATTATCAACTTGAATTGGAATTAACTCGTAAATGGGGAGGAATGGAAATCAATCTCATTTTTCCCGTTGGAAACAAAGCTTGTATGTTATCACTGGGACGCGAAGATTGGTGTGGACTACAATTAGTCAATGGACATGAGTTCGGCCAAGTTTTACAAGATCATTTCCCGAATGGTCAACGCCACAAGCTGACACTTACCGTCTCGACCAGGGAACAACAGGCATCCATTAAAGCAAAACTAAACGATTTGTCGATTCTGGATTGGAGTGGTTCAGTTGATGCGCTCGCTTTACGCAGAGATTGGCAGATTCCCAAAAAAGATTTTGGCTTGGGGGCACATTATGAGCAAGTCATCTTTCACAAGATGATGCTCAACGTGGAACGAGATACAAAGATTTCACGTGCACACTGGGTAAAATCCAAAACCGAAGAATACCAAGAATGGAAAGATTTACTCGACAAAATCGAATTACCACAGCTCGAATTCAATGGAACATGGAAGCTTGTCAAAAGTATCCCACAAACAGGGAATGGTACTAATCGACGACGAGAATTAGAAAGCAGTAGAGAAGATTATTCACGGTTGATCTTGCCTGTAGTTCCAACCGGTGATTATCAATTATTGGTCCAATTGACGAGGCTCTCAGGTATGGGAGAGATTAATCTACTTCTCCCAGTTGGCAATGCTTTCTGCATGGTTTCGCTAGGTAACGAAGGGAACCAGTTTCGTATTCAAAACATCAATGGAGAATATTGGGGAGTCAAGCGAGAAGGAATTATAGTCAATGGAAAACAGCACATTGTAGAAGTCGAAGTCACTTTGGGAAAGGATGACTCAGCAACAATCTTTCTCAAGATCGATCACCAGGAGATATTCCGTTGGCAAGGAAAACAATCAGAGCTTTCGATTCGAGATGACTGGAGGATTCACCCGGTCGCCCTGGGACTCGGAGTACATTCTGATCTTGTTCGATTTCAACAAGTGTTATTCCGAAATAAAACAGGAACGGTCTTTCAGCTCGAGCGGGAGTAG
- a CDS encoding MotA/TolQ/ExbB proton channel family protein has product MMTPPSVPNQIPELTRSKRFWGRVAWGAGIAVVIAPLLGMLPTIAGMLRAFREIGEQGAADSEAVAEEISFALQATMYGLGISFVSMILFAVALTIFLKRRQTLRAVEAEDR; this is encoded by the coding sequence ATGATGACTCCCCCATCCGTGCCGAATCAGATTCCGGAACTCACCAGATCGAAGCGATTCTGGGGGCGGGTGGCCTGGGGGGCTGGAATCGCCGTCGTCATCGCGCCCCTGCTGGGCATGTTGCCTACGATTGCTGGAATGCTGCGGGCTTTCAGGGAAATAGGAGAGCAGGGTGCAGCAGATTCAGAGGCGGTTGCGGAAGAGATTTCGTTTGCGCTACAGGCCACGATGTACGGCTTGGGAATCTCGTTTGTGTCAATGATCCTGTTTGCCGTCGCGCTCACGATCTTTCTCAAACGCCGACAGACATTACGCGCGGTTGAAGCAGAGGATCGCTAA
- a CDS encoding PQQ-binding-like beta-propeller repeat protein codes for MMHFTYQHFVLFVVLSWGHTCLADNYPQFRGANSNAVSSTPLPVNWSDAEGEQTNIRWKKPLEGEGWSQPIVWDGRVYMTTAVPSNPAKKNSTRPESNRGGYGRDRKDLVNVQYQYQVVCLDAATGKQIWKKTVKEGKPPLPRHSTNTYATETPVTDGKRIYAYFGMNGVYCLDLKGNVLWQKDLGVYKMRAGWGTSSSPVLFEDRLFIQVDNQEQSFLVALDTKTGKEIWKVSRDEKSQYSSPMIWKNSLRNELIVGGTVYRAYDPATGKLLWTLDMNKGRSSATPVAVGDRLIIGNELRNRGGDDDGGGRLYSVKPGGTGDITPPGDGRQGEFVEWRMDGSGIQMASPTWFDGNLYFFERRRGIIRCVDIETGRLEYQSRVPGARAFWASPWTDGKHLFALDSNGNTHVLAAGDELKVVAVNKLEQQAWGTPAIADGSIFIRTVNNLYCIAAGR; via the coding sequence ATGATGCATTTTACTTATCAACATTTCGTGCTGTTCGTTGTTCTGTCCTGGGGGCACACCTGCCTGGCCGACAACTATCCTCAGTTCCGGGGCGCGAATTCCAATGCCGTCTCTTCGACGCCGCTGCCCGTCAACTGGTCGGATGCGGAAGGAGAACAAACCAATATTCGCTGGAAAAAACCGCTCGAGGGTGAAGGCTGGTCTCAGCCGATTGTCTGGGATGGTCGCGTTTATATGACGACCGCTGTACCTTCCAATCCAGCAAAGAAAAACAGCACGCGGCCCGAATCTAACAGAGGGGGCTACGGCCGCGATCGCAAGGATCTGGTCAACGTGCAGTATCAATACCAGGTCGTCTGTCTGGACGCCGCCACTGGTAAGCAGATCTGGAAGAAGACGGTGAAAGAAGGCAAGCCGCCGCTGCCGCGGCATAGCACCAACACCTATGCCACGGAAACGCCGGTCACAGACGGGAAACGAATCTACGCGTACTTCGGCATGAACGGCGTTTATTGTCTCGATCTGAAAGGGAACGTGTTGTGGCAGAAAGATCTGGGTGTGTATAAAATGCGGGCCGGCTGGGGCACGTCCAGCTCTCCCGTGCTCTTCGAAGATCGGCTGTTCATTCAGGTTGACAACCAGGAGCAATCGTTCCTCGTCGCCCTGGATACGAAAACCGGAAAGGAGATCTGGAAGGTCAGCCGCGATGAAAAGTCGCAATACAGCAGCCCGATGATCTGGAAGAATTCGTTGCGGAATGAACTAATCGTGGGTGGCACCGTCTATCGTGCCTATGATCCTGCGACCGGCAAGTTACTCTGGACGCTGGATATGAATAAAGGGCGTTCGTCGGCGACTCCCGTTGCGGTTGGCGATCGGCTGATTATCGGAAACGAACTGCGCAACCGGGGGGGCGATGATGACGGTGGTGGGCGCCTTTACTCGGTCAAACCGGGTGGCACGGGTGATATTACTCCGCCGGGCGACGGCAGGCAGGGGGAGTTCGTGGAGTGGCGGATGGACGGCTCCGGCATTCAAATGGCGTCGCCGACCTGGTTTGACGGGAACCTGTATTTCTTCGAACGTCGCCGGGGCATCATTCGTTGTGTCGATATCGAAACGGGGCGTCTGGAATACCAGAGCCGCGTCCCGGGCGCCCGCGCGTTCTGGGCCTCCCCCTGGACCGACGGCAAACATCTCTTCGCATTGGACTCCAACGGCAACACCCACGTCCTCGCGGCCGGCGACGAACTGAAAGTAGTAGCCGTCAATAAACTCGAACAGCAAGCCTGGGGCACCCCCGCCATCGCCGACGGCAGCATCTTCATCCGCACCGTCAACAATCTGTATTGTATTGCAGCGGGTCGGTAA